From the genome of Phycodurus eques isolate BA_2022a chromosome 22, UOR_Pequ_1.1, whole genome shotgun sequence, one region includes:
- the si:dkeyp-27e10.3 gene encoding uncharacterized protein si:dkeyp-27e10.3 isoform X9 codes for MDPVVAAGPRTRMEPRTSEWSLTVLLLVTVMLFSMATSSSPVGGGPEWNRTAGSFSPPSPSSLPLPLRPHAANPESAYRGKRGSLAEDSGAQGIHLLLRPPDLLSPSLSPRLPPHNRPPPAPLSPWEQSNSLEEAWASGDYLETLSFVLPNGEDLALATPLPGHPFDDDDDDDAGGDWALSYEGVLPRRPTPPLDSHVLFSPSTAAPGVPPHTRHARPDVFPAWDDDYDPEDLAPLQPTEILLPDMNSLEYYTNLLAKESVKEGSRPPSGEKHGVRFSQPFVPPTVIHNQSRARPPAVKGEQNSEASPRSAPPPRREPEHPLADPTPWLSLSPSLTSDLEAPTVGPSEPEEKDLFGPSEPPRSSNTTSRVLQPPPLGPPTHLERPYTPAEVTDNPGKSTTHRTAISLTRAPPVTTPRMAQTPPGKQYLCNVSKPELYLVRVGGTRGSVAGFSQVRDLLRREFNRSVELQFLRTPSSFAFRVVSGPLIYTAISVINALRRLSRLSGTVPAVSALYTVPDVRYQVHTLLLFVPAHVDVRVCNFSERVESGLVMAYSETRRRSLESGAVSVQLLNITLNSVRMAGERKLPVDIVFAVRDGRGYLPGYEVSRHLRNLSLVEFSFYVGFPALQIAEPFHYPELNTSHHLRSTWVRTVLLGVPDEIVSERSFKARVERRLASLLEEGLGASGRRRWRRATAAADSSLQVVRVARVSGPKRPLEVLYFVEGPGGTRVPAEETAETLNSLDLQRAAIVLGHQVQRPMAQPVETVSVPPSETQSSSIWLIVGVIVPVLLALFIIILLYWKLCGSEKLEFQPDAINTIQQRQKLQASSVKGFDFAKLHLGQHSKDDIMVIQEAGPPPAPAKEVTPSDGGGLNTPKSKGSSTKTGRTARRRGSFEVRGSNPGSSHPVWSVLHLPVLAWVFSGYFSFLPQSKRPANQTPTRWVATNRAAGNRRRRVPDLQPLRWRPSNRRSRPKMTVFPAARRTVCGGRPAKFSSSPCSRGPARRRGPARPSRRKSALRWHCDTSLRWSSVGTNYGSAPRGEDSASSRPWTISWTPLETGQSRPKWLSVSTARPTTTWTTRTASRGPTPRPRRRPPTSGGEGGTLPGGGGLRRDLAVFQIRTRIVC; via the exons ATGGACCCAGTAGTGGCAGCGGGTCCCAGAACCCGGATGGAACCCAGAACCTCCGAGTGGAGCCTCACTGTCCTCTTGCTGGTCACCGTGATGCTGTTTTCCATGGCGACATCCAGTTCGCCGGTTGGAG GTGGCCCGGAATGGAACAGAACCGCAGGGTCTTTCTCCCCACCTTCACCTTCGTCACTTCCCCTCCCGCTCAGACCTCATGCAGCCAACCCAGAGTCTGCTTACCGTGGTAAGCGTGGCAGTCTAGCAGAGGATTCTGGCGCTCAGGGGATCCACCTGCTCCTTAGACCCCCAGACTTGCTGTCTCCCAGCCTGTCCCCGCGGCTACCCCCCCACAACCgaccgccccccgcccccctgtCGCCATGGGAGCAGAGCAACTCCCTGGAGGAGGCGTGGGCTTCGGGAGACTACCTGGAGACGCTCTCCTTCGTGCTTCCCAATGGCGAAGACCTGGCCCTGGCTACCCCTCTTCCCGGCCACCCCttcgacgacgacgacgacgacgacgccggTGGGGACTGGGCGCTCTCCTATGAGGGCGTCTTACCTCGCCGTCCCACCCCGCCGCTTGACTCCCACGTTCTCTTTTCGCCCTCCACCGCCGCTCCCGGCGTGCCCCCGCACACCCGCCACGCCCGCCCGGACGTCTTCCCCGCCTGGGACGACGACTACGACCCCGAGGACTTGGCGCCGCTCCAGCCGACGGAGATTCTGCTGCCGGACATGAACAGTTTAGAATACTATACCAACCTTTTGGCAAAGGAGAGTGTGAAGGAGGGTTCTCGCCCCCCCTCTGGTGAGAAGCACGGGGTCCGCTTTTCTCAACCGTTTGTACCCCCAACAGTGATCCACAACCAAAGCCGAGCTCGGCCTCCCGCCGTGAAGGGGGAGCAGAACTCTGAGGCATCTCCGAGGTCTGCTCCCCCTCCGCGGAGGGAGCCCGAGCATCCCCTCGCAGACCCCAccccttggctgtccctctcaCCCTCCCTCACAAGTGATTTGGAGGCCCCAACAGTTGGTCCTTCCGAGCCAGAAGAAAAAGACCTCTTTGGCCCAAGCGAACCCCCACGCAGTTCCAACACGACCAGTCGGGTGCTTCAGCCTCCCCCGCTGGGACCCCCCACCCACCTTGAAAGACCGTACACACCAGCAGAGGTCACTGACAATCCAGGGAAGTCCACCACCCACAGGACGGCCATCAGCTTAACCAGAGCGCCTCCGGTGACCACGCCCAGGATGGCCCAGACCCCTCCCGGCAAACAGTACCTGTGCAACGTCAGCAAGCCCGAGTTGTACCTGGTCAGAGTAG GTGGTACCAGAGGCTCGGTAGCTGGGTTCAGTCAGGTGCGGGATCTTTTGAGGAGAGAGTTTAACCGCTCTGTCGAGCTTCAG TTCTTGAGGACCCCGTCCAGTTTTGCCTTCCGTGTGGTATCCGGACCGTTGATCTACACAGCCATATCGGTCATCAACGCCCTCCGCCGACTGTCGCGGCTCTCGGGCACGGTTCCTGCCGTGTCCGCCCTCTACACCGTACCTGACGTCAGGTACCAAGTCCACACGCTGCTGCTTTTTGTTCCCGCCCACGTCGACGTCAGAGTTTGCAACTTTAGCGAGCGTGTGGAGAGCGGCCTCGTGATGGCGTACAGCGAAACTCGGCGGCGCTCTTTGGAGTCGGGCGCCGTCAGCGTGCAG CTGCTGAACATCACACTCAACTCCGTGAGGATGGCGGGCGAGCGGAAGCTTCCCGTCGACATCGTGTTTGCAGTACGGGACGGGCGAGGCTACCTGCCGGGATACGAGGTCAGCCGGCACCTGAGGAACCTCAGCCTGGTGGAGTTCAGTTTCTACGTCGGGTTTCCCGCCCTGCAGATCGCTGAAC CTTTTCACTATCCTGAGCTGAACACCTCCCATCACTTGAGATCCACATGGGTCCGCACAG TCTTGCTCGGCGTTCCAGATGAGATCGTTTCCGAGCGGAGTTTTAAAGCTCGTGTGGAGCGACGCTTGGCCTCGCTGCTGGAGGAAGGACTGGGAGCGTCTGGCAGGAGGCGCTGGAGGAGAGCCACCGCCGCAGCCGACAGCAGTCTGCAG GTGGTGCGTGTGGCCAGAGTGTCCGGGCCGAAGCGCCCCCTGGAGGTATTATATTTTGTCGAGGGCCCGGGAGGCACCCGGGTCCCGGCGGAGGAGACTGCAGAAACCCTGAACAGCTTGGACCTCCAGAGAGCTGCCATCGTCCTGGGACACCAGGTCCAGCGACCGATGGCCCAAC CGGTGGAGACCGTGTCCGTCCCGCCGTCTGAGACCCAAAGCAGTAGCATTTGGCTAATTGTTGGCGTGATTGTGCCAGTCTTGCTGGccctcttcatcatcatcctcctctaCTGGAAACTGTGTGGCTCTGAGAAATTGGAGTTTCAACCAGATGCCATCAACACCATCCAGCAGAGACAGAAG CTTCAGGCCTCCAGTGTGAAAGGCTTCGACTTTGCCAAACTTCACCTGGGCCAGCACAGTAAAGACGACATCATGGTGATTCAGGAAGCGGGACCGCCGCCGGCGCCCGCAAAAGAGGTGACGCCCTCTGATGGGGGGGGCCTCAACACCCCCAAATCCAAAGGCTCGTCCACCAAAACTGGCAGAACAGCGCGGCGTCGTGGCAG ttttgaggtccggggttcgaatccgggctcCAGCCATCCAGTGTGGAGCGTGCTTCACcttcccgtgcttgcgtgggttttctccggctacttcagcttcctcccacaatccaaaa GACCAGCCAATCAGACGCCGACTCGTTGGGTAGCGACCAATCGAGCGGCAGGGAATCGGCGGAGGAGAGTACCCGACTTGCAGCCACTCCGATGGAGGCCAAGCAACAGAAGAAGCCGCCCAAAAATG ACCGTCTTTCCCGCGGCTCGTCGGACGGTGTGCGGCGGCAGGCCGGCAAAGTTCAGCTCATCGCCATGCAGCCGCGGGCCAGCACGCCGGCGCGGCCCAGCCCGTCCCTCTCGCAGAAAGTCAGCACTGAG GTGGCACTGCGACACAAGTCTGAGATGGAGCAGCGTAGGAACAAACTACGGCAGCGCGCCAAGAGGCGAGGACAGTGCGAGTTCCCGTCCATGGACGATATCATGGACGCCTTTGGAGACGGGCCAGTCCAGACCGAAGTGGCTCAGCGTCTCTACAGCTCGGCCCACGACCACATGGACTACACGGACTGCATCCCGAGGGCCGACACCCCGTCCCCGCCGACGCCCACCGACGAGCGGCGGAG AGGGAGGCACTCTCCCCGGGGGCGGCGGGCTCCGCCGGGACCTGGCAGTCTTCCAGATACGGACCAGGATCGTCTGCTGA
- the si:dkeyp-27e10.3 gene encoding UPF0606 protein KIAA1549 isoform X8, whose translation MDPVVAAGPRTRMEPRTSEWSLTVLLLVTVMLFSMATSSSPVGGGPEWNRTAGSFSPPSPSSLPLPLRPHAANPESAYRGKRGSLAEDSGAQGIHLLLRPPDLLSPSLSPRLPPHNRPPPAPLSPWEQSNSLEEAWASGDYLETLSFVLPNGEDLALATPLPGHPFDDDDDDDAGGDWALSYEGVLPRRPTPPLDSHVLFSPSTAAPGVPPHTRHARPDVFPAWDDDYDPEDLAPLQPTEILLPDMNSLEYYTNLLAKESVKEGSRPPSGEKHGVRFSQPFVPPTVIHNQSRARPPAVKGEQNSEASPRSAPPPRREPEHPLADPTPWLSLSPSLTSDLEAPTVGPSEPEEKDLFGPSEPPRSSNTTSRVLQPPPLGPPTHLERPYTPAEVTDNPGKSTTHRTAISLTRAPPVTTPRMAQTPPGKQYLCNVSKPELYLVRVGGTRGSVAGFSQVRDLLRREFNRSVELQFLRTPSSFAFRVVSGPLIYTAISVINALRRLSRLSGTVPAVSALYTVPDVRYQVHTLLLFVPAHVDVRVCNFSERVESGLVMAYSETRRRSLESGAVSVQLLNITLNSVRMAGERKLPVDIVFAVRDGRGYLPGYEVSRHLRNLSLVEFSFYVGFPALQIAEPFHYPELNTSHHLRSTWVRTVLLGVPDEIVSERSFKARVERRLASLLEEGLGASGRRRWRRATAAADSSLQVVRVARVSGPKRPLEVLYFVEGPGGTRVPAEETAETLNSLDLQRAAIVLGHQVQRPMAQPVETVSVPPSETQSSSIWLIVGVIVPVLLALFIIILLYWKLCGSEKLEFQPDAINTIQQRQKLQASSVKGFDFAKLHLGQHSKDDIMVIQEAGPPPAPAKEVTPSDGGGLNTPKSKGSSTKTGRTARRRGRTSQSDADSLGSDQSSGRESAEESTRLAATPMEAKQQKKPPKNAPSVGDELMSSSSIFDHVDRLSRGSSDGVRRQAGKVQLIAMQPRASTPARPSPSLSQKVSTEVALRHKSEMEQRRNKLRQRAKRRGQCEFPSMDDIMDAFGDGPVQTEVAQRLYSSAHDHMDYTDCIPRADTPSPPTPTDERRRGRHSPRGRRAPPGPGSLPDTDQDRLLMDQAATYRKYPGLNNVAYMVRNGKWNMDGSPVRILLRKGPSPNCSHSVGNVPSERNSE comes from the exons ATGGACCCAGTAGTGGCAGCGGGTCCCAGAACCCGGATGGAACCCAGAACCTCCGAGTGGAGCCTCACTGTCCTCTTGCTGGTCACCGTGATGCTGTTTTCCATGGCGACATCCAGTTCGCCGGTTGGAG GTGGCCCGGAATGGAACAGAACCGCAGGGTCTTTCTCCCCACCTTCACCTTCGTCACTTCCCCTCCCGCTCAGACCTCATGCAGCCAACCCAGAGTCTGCTTACCGTGGTAAGCGTGGCAGTCTAGCAGAGGATTCTGGCGCTCAGGGGATCCACCTGCTCCTTAGACCCCCAGACTTGCTGTCTCCCAGCCTGTCCCCGCGGCTACCCCCCCACAACCgaccgccccccgcccccctgtCGCCATGGGAGCAGAGCAACTCCCTGGAGGAGGCGTGGGCTTCGGGAGACTACCTGGAGACGCTCTCCTTCGTGCTTCCCAATGGCGAAGACCTGGCCCTGGCTACCCCTCTTCCCGGCCACCCCttcgacgacgacgacgacgacgacgccggTGGGGACTGGGCGCTCTCCTATGAGGGCGTCTTACCTCGCCGTCCCACCCCGCCGCTTGACTCCCACGTTCTCTTTTCGCCCTCCACCGCCGCTCCCGGCGTGCCCCCGCACACCCGCCACGCCCGCCCGGACGTCTTCCCCGCCTGGGACGACGACTACGACCCCGAGGACTTGGCGCCGCTCCAGCCGACGGAGATTCTGCTGCCGGACATGAACAGTTTAGAATACTATACCAACCTTTTGGCAAAGGAGAGTGTGAAGGAGGGTTCTCGCCCCCCCTCTGGTGAGAAGCACGGGGTCCGCTTTTCTCAACCGTTTGTACCCCCAACAGTGATCCACAACCAAAGCCGAGCTCGGCCTCCCGCCGTGAAGGGGGAGCAGAACTCTGAGGCATCTCCGAGGTCTGCTCCCCCTCCGCGGAGGGAGCCCGAGCATCCCCTCGCAGACCCCAccccttggctgtccctctcaCCCTCCCTCACAAGTGATTTGGAGGCCCCAACAGTTGGTCCTTCCGAGCCAGAAGAAAAAGACCTCTTTGGCCCAAGCGAACCCCCACGCAGTTCCAACACGACCAGTCGGGTGCTTCAGCCTCCCCCGCTGGGACCCCCCACCCACCTTGAAAGACCGTACACACCAGCAGAGGTCACTGACAATCCAGGGAAGTCCACCACCCACAGGACGGCCATCAGCTTAACCAGAGCGCCTCCGGTGACCACGCCCAGGATGGCCCAGACCCCTCCCGGCAAACAGTACCTGTGCAACGTCAGCAAGCCCGAGTTGTACCTGGTCAGAGTAG GTGGTACCAGAGGCTCGGTAGCTGGGTTCAGTCAGGTGCGGGATCTTTTGAGGAGAGAGTTTAACCGCTCTGTCGAGCTTCAG TTCTTGAGGACCCCGTCCAGTTTTGCCTTCCGTGTGGTATCCGGACCGTTGATCTACACAGCCATATCGGTCATCAACGCCCTCCGCCGACTGTCGCGGCTCTCGGGCACGGTTCCTGCCGTGTCCGCCCTCTACACCGTACCTGACGTCAGGTACCAAGTCCACACGCTGCTGCTTTTTGTTCCCGCCCACGTCGACGTCAGAGTTTGCAACTTTAGCGAGCGTGTGGAGAGCGGCCTCGTGATGGCGTACAGCGAAACTCGGCGGCGCTCTTTGGAGTCGGGCGCCGTCAGCGTGCAG CTGCTGAACATCACACTCAACTCCGTGAGGATGGCGGGCGAGCGGAAGCTTCCCGTCGACATCGTGTTTGCAGTACGGGACGGGCGAGGCTACCTGCCGGGATACGAGGTCAGCCGGCACCTGAGGAACCTCAGCCTGGTGGAGTTCAGTTTCTACGTCGGGTTTCCCGCCCTGCAGATCGCTGAAC CTTTTCACTATCCTGAGCTGAACACCTCCCATCACTTGAGATCCACATGGGTCCGCACAG TCTTGCTCGGCGTTCCAGATGAGATCGTTTCCGAGCGGAGTTTTAAAGCTCGTGTGGAGCGACGCTTGGCCTCGCTGCTGGAGGAAGGACTGGGAGCGTCTGGCAGGAGGCGCTGGAGGAGAGCCACCGCCGCAGCCGACAGCAGTCTGCAG GTGGTGCGTGTGGCCAGAGTGTCCGGGCCGAAGCGCCCCCTGGAGGTATTATATTTTGTCGAGGGCCCGGGAGGCACCCGGGTCCCGGCGGAGGAGACTGCAGAAACCCTGAACAGCTTGGACCTCCAGAGAGCTGCCATCGTCCTGGGACACCAGGTCCAGCGACCGATGGCCCAAC CGGTGGAGACCGTGTCCGTCCCGCCGTCTGAGACCCAAAGCAGTAGCATTTGGCTAATTGTTGGCGTGATTGTGCCAGTCTTGCTGGccctcttcatcatcatcctcctctaCTGGAAACTGTGTGGCTCTGAGAAATTGGAGTTTCAACCAGATGCCATCAACACCATCCAGCAGAGACAGAAG CTTCAGGCCTCCAGTGTGAAAGGCTTCGACTTTGCCAAACTTCACCTGGGCCAGCACAGTAAAGACGACATCATGGTGATTCAGGAAGCGGGACCGCCGCCGGCGCCCGCAAAAGAGGTGACGCCCTCTGATGGGGGGGGCCTCAACACCCCCAAATCCAAAGGCTCGTCCACCAAAACTGGCAGAACAGCGCGGCGTCGTGGCAG GACCAGCCAATCAGACGCCGACTCGTTGGGTAGCGACCAATCGAGCGGCAGGGAATCGGCGGAGGAGAGTACCCGACTTGCAGCCACTCCGATGGAGGCCAAGCAACAGAAGAAGCCGCCCAAAAATG CCCCATCGGTCGGAGATGAGCTGATGTCGTCGTCTTCCATCTTTGACCACGTAGACCGTCTTTCCCGCGGCTCGTCGGACGGTGTGCGGCGGCAGGCCGGCAAAGTTCAGCTCATCGCCATGCAGCCGCGGGCCAGCACGCCGGCGCGGCCCAGCCCGTCCCTCTCGCAGAAAGTCAGCACTGAG GTGGCACTGCGACACAAGTCTGAGATGGAGCAGCGTAGGAACAAACTACGGCAGCGCGCCAAGAGGCGAGGACAGTGCGAGTTCCCGTCCATGGACGATATCATGGACGCCTTTGGAGACGGGCCAGTCCAGACCGAAGTGGCTCAGCGTCTCTACAGCTCGGCCCACGACCACATGGACTACACGGACTGCATCCCGAGGGCCGACACCCCGTCCCCGCCGACGCCCACCGACGAGCGGCGGAG AGGGAGGCACTCTCCCCGGGGGCGGCGGGCTCCGCCGGGACCTGGCAGTCTTCCAGATACGGACCAGGATCGTCTGCTGATGGACCAAGCCGCCACTTATAGAAAGTACCCGGGCCTCAACAACGTGGCCTACATGGTgagaaatggaaaatggaaCATGGACGGGTCACCAGTCAGGATTCTGTTAAG gaaggggccatctccaaactgttcccacagcGTTGGAAACGTccccagtgaaaggaactctgaatga
- the si:dkeyp-27e10.3 gene encoding UPF0606 protein KIAA1549 isoform X2 → MDPVVAAGPRTRMEPRTSEWSLTVLLLVTVMLFSMATSSSPVGGGPEWNRTAGSFSPPSPSSLPLPLRPHAANPESAYRGKRGSLAEDSGAQGIHLLLRPPDLLSPSLSPRLPPHNRPPPAPLSPWEQSNSLEEAWASGDYLETLSFVLPNGEDLALATPLPGHPFDDDDDDDAGGDWALSYEGVLPRRPTPPLDSHVLFSPSTAAPGVPPHTRHARPDVFPAWDDDYDPEDLAPLQPTEILLPDMNSLEYYTNLLAKESVKEGSRPPSGEKHGVRFSQPFVPPTVIHNQSRARPPAVKGEQNSEASPRSAPPPRREPEHPLADPTPWLSLSPSLTSDLEAPTVGPSEPEEKDLFGPSEPPRSSNTTSRVLQPPPLGPPTHLERPYTPAEVTDNPGKSTTHRTAISLTRAPPVTTPRMAQTPPGKQYLCNVSKPELYLVRVGGTRGSVAGFSQVRDLLRREFNRSVELQFLRTPSSFAFRVVSGPLIYTAISVINALRRLSRLSGTVPAVSALYTVPDVRYQVHTLLLFVPAHVDVRVCNFSERVESGLVMAYSETRRRSLESGAVSVQLLNITLNSVRMAGERKLPVDIVFAVRDGRGYLPGYEVSRHLRNLSLVEFSFYVGFPALQIAEPFHYPELNTSHHLRSTWVRTVLLGVPDEIVSERSFKARVERRLASLLEEGLGASGRRRWRRATAAADSSLQVVRVARVSGPKRPLEVLYFVEGPGGTRVPAEETAETLNSLDLQRAAIVLGHQVQRPMAQPVETVSVPPSETQSSSIWLIVGVIVPVLLALFIIILLYWKLCGSEKLEFQPDAINTIQQRQKLQASSVKGFDFAKLHLGQHSKDDIMVIQEAGPPPAPAKEVTPSDGGGLNTPKSKGSSTKTGRTARRRGRTSQSDADSLGSDQSSGRESAEESTRLAATPMEAKQQKKPPKNAPSVGDELMSSSSIFDHVDRLSRGSSDGVRRQAGKVQLIAMQPRASTPARPSPSLSQKVSTEVALRHKSEMEQRRNKLRQRAKRRGQCEFPSMDDIMDAFGDGPVQTEVAQRLYSSAHDHMDYTDCIPRADTPSPPTPTDERRRGRHSPRGRRAPPGPGSLPDTDQDRLLMDQAATYRKYPGLNNVAYMSDPDLPPDHRSPSPADEVFDAALAPPPYAPPRPSIEEARQQMHSLLDDAFALVSPTSRGLSPALPGPLGRQWGSYPAGPSHSPLSARYAELGVSPISGLGAQGHLQRQSSGGFVSSGERLQDHLYSSRGRYKQLPSSSRPRPVGGSTGLQLQHLTQVGLSSQIAAYPAVGRSASGPTGSCWNERHSARDLSGPVSSRETAPSFAEFSSPSVFQLPSSSLRDASPPPLLLTSPTPEYLPEDASPSAHSSASLIKAIREELRRLAQKQAVTSYP, encoded by the exons ATGGACCCAGTAGTGGCAGCGGGTCCCAGAACCCGGATGGAACCCAGAACCTCCGAGTGGAGCCTCACTGTCCTCTTGCTGGTCACCGTGATGCTGTTTTCCATGGCGACATCCAGTTCGCCGGTTGGAG GTGGCCCGGAATGGAACAGAACCGCAGGGTCTTTCTCCCCACCTTCACCTTCGTCACTTCCCCTCCCGCTCAGACCTCATGCAGCCAACCCAGAGTCTGCTTACCGTGGTAAGCGTGGCAGTCTAGCAGAGGATTCTGGCGCTCAGGGGATCCACCTGCTCCTTAGACCCCCAGACTTGCTGTCTCCCAGCCTGTCCCCGCGGCTACCCCCCCACAACCgaccgccccccgcccccctgtCGCCATGGGAGCAGAGCAACTCCCTGGAGGAGGCGTGGGCTTCGGGAGACTACCTGGAGACGCTCTCCTTCGTGCTTCCCAATGGCGAAGACCTGGCCCTGGCTACCCCTCTTCCCGGCCACCCCttcgacgacgacgacgacgacgacgccggTGGGGACTGGGCGCTCTCCTATGAGGGCGTCTTACCTCGCCGTCCCACCCCGCCGCTTGACTCCCACGTTCTCTTTTCGCCCTCCACCGCCGCTCCCGGCGTGCCCCCGCACACCCGCCACGCCCGCCCGGACGTCTTCCCCGCCTGGGACGACGACTACGACCCCGAGGACTTGGCGCCGCTCCAGCCGACGGAGATTCTGCTGCCGGACATGAACAGTTTAGAATACTATACCAACCTTTTGGCAAAGGAGAGTGTGAAGGAGGGTTCTCGCCCCCCCTCTGGTGAGAAGCACGGGGTCCGCTTTTCTCAACCGTTTGTACCCCCAACAGTGATCCACAACCAAAGCCGAGCTCGGCCTCCCGCCGTGAAGGGGGAGCAGAACTCTGAGGCATCTCCGAGGTCTGCTCCCCCTCCGCGGAGGGAGCCCGAGCATCCCCTCGCAGACCCCAccccttggctgtccctctcaCCCTCCCTCACAAGTGATTTGGAGGCCCCAACAGTTGGTCCTTCCGAGCCAGAAGAAAAAGACCTCTTTGGCCCAAGCGAACCCCCACGCAGTTCCAACACGACCAGTCGGGTGCTTCAGCCTCCCCCGCTGGGACCCCCCACCCACCTTGAAAGACCGTACACACCAGCAGAGGTCACTGACAATCCAGGGAAGTCCACCACCCACAGGACGGCCATCAGCTTAACCAGAGCGCCTCCGGTGACCACGCCCAGGATGGCCCAGACCCCTCCCGGCAAACAGTACCTGTGCAACGTCAGCAAGCCCGAGTTGTACCTGGTCAGAGTAG GTGGTACCAGAGGCTCGGTAGCTGGGTTCAGTCAGGTGCGGGATCTTTTGAGGAGAGAGTTTAACCGCTCTGTCGAGCTTCAG TTCTTGAGGACCCCGTCCAGTTTTGCCTTCCGTGTGGTATCCGGACCGTTGATCTACACAGCCATATCGGTCATCAACGCCCTCCGCCGACTGTCGCGGCTCTCGGGCACGGTTCCTGCCGTGTCCGCCCTCTACACCGTACCTGACGTCAGGTACCAAGTCCACACGCTGCTGCTTTTTGTTCCCGCCCACGTCGACGTCAGAGTTTGCAACTTTAGCGAGCGTGTGGAGAGCGGCCTCGTGATGGCGTACAGCGAAACTCGGCGGCGCTCTTTGGAGTCGGGCGCCGTCAGCGTGCAG CTGCTGAACATCACACTCAACTCCGTGAGGATGGCGGGCGAGCGGAAGCTTCCCGTCGACATCGTGTTTGCAGTACGGGACGGGCGAGGCTACCTGCCGGGATACGAGGTCAGCCGGCACCTGAGGAACCTCAGCCTGGTGGAGTTCAGTTTCTACGTCGGGTTTCCCGCCCTGCAGATCGCTGAAC CTTTTCACTATCCTGAGCTGAACACCTCCCATCACTTGAGATCCACATGGGTCCGCACAG TCTTGCTCGGCGTTCCAGATGAGATCGTTTCCGAGCGGAGTTTTAAAGCTCGTGTGGAGCGACGCTTGGCCTCGCTGCTGGAGGAAGGACTGGGAGCGTCTGGCAGGAGGCGCTGGAGGAGAGCCACCGCCGCAGCCGACAGCAGTCTGCAG GTGGTGCGTGTGGCCAGAGTGTCCGGGCCGAAGCGCCCCCTGGAGGTATTATATTTTGTCGAGGGCCCGGGAGGCACCCGGGTCCCGGCGGAGGAGACTGCAGAAACCCTGAACAGCTTGGACCTCCAGAGAGCTGCCATCGTCCTGGGACACCAGGTCCAGCGACCGATGGCCCAAC CGGTGGAGACCGTGTCCGTCCCGCCGTCTGAGACCCAAAGCAGTAGCATTTGGCTAATTGTTGGCGTGATTGTGCCAGTCTTGCTGGccctcttcatcatcatcctcctctaCTGGAAACTGTGTGGCTCTGAGAAATTGGAGTTTCAACCAGATGCCATCAACACCATCCAGCAGAGACAGAAG CTTCAGGCCTCCAGTGTGAAAGGCTTCGACTTTGCCAAACTTCACCTGGGCCAGCACAGTAAAGACGACATCATGGTGATTCAGGAAGCGGGACCGCCGCCGGCGCCCGCAAAAGAGGTGACGCCCTCTGATGGGGGGGGCCTCAACACCCCCAAATCCAAAGGCTCGTCCACCAAAACTGGCAGAACAGCGCGGCGTCGTGGCAG GACCAGCCAATCAGACGCCGACTCGTTGGGTAGCGACCAATCGAGCGGCAGGGAATCGGCGGAGGAGAGTACCCGACTTGCAGCCACTCCGATGGAGGCCAAGCAACAGAAGAAGCCGCCCAAAAATG CCCCATCGGTCGGAGATGAGCTGATGTCGTCGTCTTCCATCTTTGACCACGTAGACCGTCTTTCCCGCGGCTCGTCGGACGGTGTGCGGCGGCAGGCCGGCAAAGTTCAGCTCATCGCCATGCAGCCGCGGGCCAGCACGCCGGCGCGGCCCAGCCCGTCCCTCTCGCAGAAAGTCAGCACTGAG GTGGCACTGCGACACAAGTCTGAGATGGAGCAGCGTAGGAACAAACTACGGCAGCGCGCCAAGAGGCGAGGACAGTGCGAGTTCCCGTCCATGGACGATATCATGGACGCCTTTGGAGACGGGCCAGTCCAGACCGAAGTGGCTCAGCGTCTCTACAGCTCGGCCCACGACCACATGGACTACACGGACTGCATCCCGAGGGCCGACACCCCGTCCCCGCCGACGCCCACCGACGAGCGGCGGAG AGGGAGGCACTCTCCCCGGGGGCGGCGGGCTCCGCCGGGACCTGGCAGTCTTCCAGATACGGACCAGGATCGTCTGCTGATGGACCAAGCCGCCACTTATAGAAAGTACCCGGGCCTCAACAACGTGGCCTACATG TCGGACCCGGACCTGCCTCCGGACCACAGGAGCCCGTCCCCCGCCGACGAGGTGTTTGACGCCGCCCTTGCCCCGCCCCCGTACGCGCCGCCCCGGCCCTCCATCGAGGAGGCCCGGCAGCAGATGCACTCGCTCCTGGACGATGCCTTCGCTCTAGTATCCCCGACCTCGCGAGGCCTGAGTCCCGCCCTCCCCGGACCCCTTGGGAGGCAGTGGGGGTCCTACCCGGCGGGGCCCTCCCACAGCCCCCTCTCGGCC AGATATGCCGAGCTGGGAGTTTCTCCGATCTCTGGCCTGGGAGCTCAAGGTCATCTGCAGAG ACAGAGCTCTGGAGGCTTCGTTTCCAGTGGCGAGCGGCTGCAAGATCACCTGTACTCCAGCAGGGGGCGATACAAACAGTTGCCCTCCTCCTCCAGACCCCGACCTGTAGGAGGCAGCACAG GTTTGCAGCTCCAGCACCTGACCCAGGTGGGTCTCTCCAGCCAGATCGCGGCGTACCCGGCGGTGGGTCGCAGCGCCTCGGGCCCGACCGGCTCCTGCTGGAACGAGCGGCACTCGGCCCGGGACCTGTCCGGACCCGTGTCCAGCAGAGAGACC GCGCCGTCATTCGCCGAGTTCTCGTCTCCGTCGGTTTTCCAATTGCCAAGCTCTTCGCTTCGGGACGCGTCCCCGCCGCCTCTTCTCCTGACCTCCCCGACTCCCGAGTACCTGCCCGAGGACGCCTCGCCGTCCGCCCATAGCTCGGCCTCCCTGATCAAGGCTATCAGAGAGGAGCTTCGTCGCCTGGCCCAGAAACAGGCCGTGACCAGCTACCCCTAG